The nucleotide window CGTCTCCGGCAGCGGCAGCACTGCGGAGAGAATCATCGACGGATCGGCGCCGATCACGATCGCGACCGGCATCTCGCGCTTCTCGGCTTTCCACTGGTGGTGATGCTTGGCGCCGCCGCGATGCGCCAGCCAGCGCATGATGAGGCGGTCCTTGCCCAGCACCTGCATCCGGTAGACGCCGACATTGTCGGTGCCGTGCGCGTCGGGCGGCGGCTTGGTGAAGACCAGCCCCCAGGTGATCAGCGGCGCCGGCTCACCCGGCCACGGGATCTGCACCGGCAGCCGGCCGAGATCGACCGCATCGCCGGTCAGCACGACCTCCTGCACGGGCGCCGATTTCGCCAGCTTCGGCCGCATCGCCAGCGCAGCTTTGGCCATCGGCAGCTTGCTCAAAGCGTCGGTCAGGCTCTGCGGCGGGGCAGGTTCGCGCATCTCGGCGAGCGCTTCGCCGAGCCGCGACAGATTCTCCGGCAGGATGCCGAGGCCCCAGGCCACTCGTTCGACCGTGCCGAACAGATTGACCAGGATCGGCATCTCCGACGGCCTGCCGTCGGCCTTGATCGGGTTTTCGATCAGAAGCGCGGGACCGCCGGCATGCAGCACGCGACGATGAATCTCGGTGAGGTCGTGAACGACCGACACCGGCTTGCGGATGCGCTGCAATTGTCCGCGGGATTCGAGATAGGCGCTGAACGCCCGCAAATCCGGGAACGGCGGTTTGACGCGGTTCAGCATGATGTCTCCCTGCGGAGACAACTGGTCAGCACCTGCCATCGCCCCTGTCTTTGATCAGGCGCAAAGAAGTACCGTCAGGGCCGGGTTACGCGGGTTGTTCACGATAAGGTGGCCCATGTCGGTATCCAATTCATCCGTCTCCAGGATGCCCGTGCCGCTTGCCCTCGCGACGCGGGTGTTGCCGCTGTTGCCGCTGCAGGTGCTGCTCGGAATCTGCTTGCGCGAAATTCGCGCGCGCCATCCCCGGATCTTCGATCGCCTCGGTCCGCACACCGGCAAGCGCTACGGCCTCGCGCCGACCGATCTGCCGATTGCGTTCGTGCTCGAACCGCGTCGGATGAATCCGCGGGTCACGGTGGTGCGTACGCTGCCGACCAATATCCATGCGCGGATCGCGGGGCCGCTGTCGGCGCTGATCGGTATGACCGACGGCTCCTATGACGGCGACGCGCTGTTCTTCTCACGCGACATCGAAATCGACGGCGACATGGAAGCGGTGGTCGCGCTGCGCAATGCGATCGACGATTCCCGCGTCGACTTCCTGAAAGAGTCGGTGGCGTGGTTCGGCCCGCTGGCGGCGCCGATCGAACGGATCTTGCGCAGCCTGGTCGGCGCGCAACCCGGCTATCGCGAAGAGCTGGGTGTCGGAGGCGGAGGTTAGAGCATGGAACTGATCTGTCCCGCTGGTACGCCGGCGGCGCTGCACGATGCCGTCGCCGCAGGTGCCGATGCGATCTATTGCGGCTTCAACGACGAAACCAACGCGCGCAACTTCCCCGGGCTGAACTTCAGCCGCGAGGAGATGCGGGAGTCGATCGCACACGCGCATCGCTACGGCACCAAGGTGCTGGTCGCGATCAACACCTTCGCGCGCGCCGGCAATGTCGAGCTGTGGCAGCGCGCGGTCGACGACGCGGTCGAAGCGGAGGCCGATGCGGTGATCCTCGCCGACGTCGGCGTGATGGATTATTGCGCCAAGACCCATCCGGAGCAGCGGTTGCACGTCTCGGTGCAGGCGGCGGCCGCCAATCCGGATTCGATTCGGTTCTATGTCGACAGCTTCAACGCGCAGCGCGTGGTGCTGCCGCGCGTGCTCAGCGTCCAGGAAATCGCCGCAATCACCAAAGAGGTGAAGGTCGAGACCGAGGTCTTCATTTTCGGCGGCCTGTGCGTGATGGAAGAGGGGCGCTGCTCGCTGTCGTCCTACGCCACCGGCAAGTCGCCGAACATGGACGGTGTCTGCTCCCCGGCCGCCTCGATCCAGTATCGCGAAGAGAACGGGTCGCTGGTGTCGCGGCTCGGTGATTTCACCATCAACAAATTCGCCAAGGGCGAGGCTGCGGCTTATCCGACGCTGTGCAAGGGCCGCTACCAGACCGACGAAGGCTGCGGCTATCTGTTCGAAGACCCGGCCAGTCTCGATGCCACCACGATGCTGCCGGACCTGCGCGCCGCCGGCGTCGCGGCGTTGAAGATCGAAGGCCGCCAGCGCGGCCGAGCCTATATCGAGCGGGTGGTGAAGACCTTCAAGGACGTGCTCGCTGCGCTCGACGACGGACGGCCGT belongs to Rhodopseudomonas palustris and includes:
- the ubiU gene encoding ubiquinone anaerobic biosynthesis protein UbiU — translated: MELICPAGTPAALHDAVAAGADAIYCGFNDETNARNFPGLNFSREEMRESIAHAHRYGTKVLVAINTFARAGNVELWQRAVDDAVEAEADAVILADVGVMDYCAKTHPEQRLHVSVQAAAANPDSIRFYVDSFNAQRVVLPRVLSVQEIAAITKEVKVETEVFIFGGLCVMEEGRCSLSSYATGKSPNMDGVCSPAASIQYREENGSLVSRLGDFTINKFAKGEAAAYPTLCKGRYQTDEGCGYLFEDPASLDATTMLPDLRAAGVAALKIEGRQRGRAYIERVVKTFKDVLAALDDGRPLPVDALRGLTEGQSTTTGAYKKTWR
- the ubiT gene encoding ubiquinone anaerobic biosynthesis accessory factor UbiT, yielding MSVSNSSVSRMPVPLALATRVLPLLPLQVLLGICLREIRARHPRIFDRLGPHTGKRYGLAPTDLPIAFVLEPRRMNPRVTVVRTLPTNIHARIAGPLSALIGMTDGSYDGDALFFSRDIEIDGDMEAVVALRNAIDDSRVDFLKESVAWFGPLAAPIERILRSLVGAQPGYREELGVGGGG